The Anolis carolinensis isolate JA03-04 chromosome 2, rAnoCar3.1.pri, whole genome shotgun sequence genome contains the following window.
TTGTTCTGAAATGGCAAGTTCAGCAACATTTGCTAAGGCTACTCATTTTATAGTAAAACCTTGCAGACTGGCAGTTAATGTTGGGTTCTAATAAGTTTTAATCAGCTATTACAAAAACCATCCCATAGTTCGGTACAGTTACTTTCACAGCAGAGGAAGGATAAGATACCAGTACCAAAAGCTAAACCTGTAATACTAGTCCTGAACTCTAAACCAGCTACACTTATCTATCTCCCTATATCAGACTCATTTAAATATTCCTaatctcaagtacagtagagtctcacttatccaacataaacgggccagcagaatgttggataagtgaatatgttggataataaggagagattaagaaaaagcctaataaacatcaaaataggttatgattttacaaattaagtaccaaaacatcatgttatacaacaaatttgacagaaaaattagttcattacacattaatgctatgtaataattattgtatttgcgaatttagcaccaaaatatcatgatatattgaaaacattgactacaaaaatgcattggataatccagaacgttggataagtgagtgttggataagtgagactctactgtataaggaaaatCGAAGTGTAACATATTTTTTCTTCATATCACGCTCAAAAAGTAAGCATTCCAAGAAAACAAATATGTAGACATTACCTGTGGAAGATAACCACAGCAAGTGACAGTGTGAAACCCAAACTTTTCCACAAATTGGATGTCTGAATGTTCTTCACCCTTACCTTAAATttagaaaaagagaggaaggaagagacaATTATTTCAAAGAGTAGAACACAATAAGAAAACATTATGTTAACTACAATATTAATTACAATTATTCCGCTGCTTTATTAAATGTTCAAAATGTATGATTTTATACAAGCCTTCTCTGTTTTGAGTCTAGGCAGAGAATAATCTTGTTGATACTCGCATTGCTTTACTACATATGTAACAGAAATGGTCTAATGATTTTTATAGAACAAAAAGCAAATGCTCAATTTTACAACTAGTCTTATTTAGCATATCATAAACAGATAAAGGCAAAGCACTTTACCAACAGTGTTTGCATCTTTTTTCAATCTGTCTCCAAGCTTCTGATTATGAAGGTGAAGATCAGCCAGCTGTGATCCAAGTTTTTCTGAATGCCTGAGAAACCAAAATATGCTACTTTTAGTCACAAGCCGTCATGACTTGGCTGTTTCACTAAACATTAATTTTGTGTTAAATGGACTGATGCATcagcttttctgttgattttatgTTTGCTGGTATAGTTTGTGAGTTTCTATCttgttgtgattgtattgttCTTCCCGTGAagcatttaaatatattattaattattgtgtATTATAGGAGgtgtatgctgatgataatgtaacctatactcattcagaagaagacctacacgCAGCTACGCTAAACACGTTTGCAGAAGCAGAAGCAAAGCTTGGCTTCCCActaaacatcgagaaaaccaaagtgctctttcagcaggcaccaaccaattcTTCTGCAGTACCAGAAATACAGCTAAATGGTGTAATATTACAAATTGCTggccatttccactaccttggtagctaccttggcagccacctctccacaaaagtcaacattgacactgaaatacaacaccatctgagttCTGTGAGTGCAACATTTTCTTGAATGAAGCAGTGTGTGCTTGCACATCAGGGCACtggtagggataccaagatgcttgtttataaagctatcgtccccccaaccctgttatatgcctgcgaaacatggactgtctataaatgcactctcaacttctggaacaattccatcagctcTGCCTccaaaatctcttgggaagtcaggcagataaatgtcagcatgctggaaaaagcaaagaccaccagcattgaagcgatgatcctccgtcatcaactctgctggactggccacttccgaatgcccaatcactgtctcccaaagcagttaaaatactctcaactcaagaatggaaaatggaatgttggtgggcaggaaaagagatttaaagatgggcttaaagccaaccttaaaaatggtacatagacacagagaactgagaagccctggccctcgagcattctaactggaggtcaactgttaccaacagtgctcgGGAATTTGAAAAAGCACGAATggaggatgaaagggagaaacgtgtcaagaggaaagcGCGTCATGCCAACCCTTTTCATGACCGCCTTACACCTgtaaaccgatgtcctcactgcgaaagatcatgcagatcaagaataggtctctacgtCACTTATGGTCCCACCTACaaaaccctacacttggaaggaaaCCATACTTGaccacaagtgatagcctatcatagaatcatagagttggaagagacctcatgggctatccagtctaaccaggaagccaagaagcaggaaatcgcattcaaagcacccccgacagatggccacccagcctctgcttaaaagcctccaaagaaggaacctccaccacagtccaggggagagacttcccctcacgtatttgtacatgcctatcatatctcctctcagtcttctcttctgcaggctaaacatgcccagctctttaagccattcctcataggcttgttctccaggcccttgatcattttagttgccctcctctggacacattccagcttgtcaacagttAGGTGTAGCCAGCATCTTGgataaaaatatgttaacactGAAGTAATTGTTAGTTCGAACAAGGATTTCATTTTTGCATTAAGgaaattgttgttatgtgccttcatgtaaTTTAtgccttatggcaactctaaggcaatCACATGTGAGTTTTACAGacagaattttatttttttatttttttattacatttatatcccgcccttctcatcccaaaggggactcagagcggcttacaaattttatgtacacacaatatattttatattattagaatagcacaatattagcattatatattactatattgtactataccactatgctgtaatattagtaatattacatgtaatatataatatataactattattatattgtataattattagtattgaagtatattgtattacattattataatattaatattatatgtatataataataataataataaaactttatttataccccgccaccatctccccaatggggactcggggcggcttacatggggccacgcccaaaacaatacaatgtaaacagcatataaaagaacagcacaacacaatacaataaacaatacagtaaataatatccattacaaaataaaacaaggagacaataaaaacaagggcagaccacatgaacattaagttaaaactcggggtgagaaagacataaaaataaaaaccacagcgaacagggtcataagggagtggggtattctggaggatagatattagagggagcaacggaaaagaaatataaaatggttactctccaaaagcgcagcgaaagagccatgttttcaagtctttcttgaaggctgctagtgtgggggcttgcctaatctcagcaggcagagaattccacaatcggggggccacagcagaaaaggccctctcccttgttcccacaaggcgggtctgggatttcgggagtggggacaggaaagcttctcctgatgagcgaagggatcgtgtaggcttgtggtaggagatacggtcacgaaggtaggtgggtcccaaaccgtttagggctttatatgtgatggtatacaccttgaattgggaccggaaaataaaaggcagccagtggagctccttgaacaggggagtagatctctccctgtaactcgcccccataattaacctggcagccgagcgctggaccaattgtagtttccgggccgtcttcaagggaagccccacgtagagcacattacagtagtccagtctagactatatactatatattattatatattattgtatttttattatatattatatatttattatatattattatatattatatagaattTACTCAAGTAATTTTGCCTTTActtttctctaaggctgagaaagtgtgatttgcccaagatcacccagtgagtttccatggcccgggctgtggcgcaggcgggagagcaagccagtgcaattaactgcaatgaatcactctgaccaggaggtcatgagttcgagccccgctcggagcctatgtttgtttgtctttgttctatgttaaaaggcattgaatgtttgcctatatgtgtaatgtgatccgccctgagtccccttcggggtgagaagggcagaatataaatgctgtaaataaataataaataaatggccaagcggaggttcaaatcctggtcttcTAATGCAGCATTTAAACCACTTCATATGCTAGTTAATGTGGAGATTATCTACATGTATTTTGCTTGTAGAAAAATATTATCTTCAGGCATTAAGCTCATAAAAAGATATTATGTTTTTCATTCATATTCTTCCTTTCTGGGGTTCAAGGCATCTCATTAGAGCAAATACATCACCACCCCAATGCAAATAAACCAATTTACTATCTTACCTCAGATCAATACACTAACATTGGGTTAGTGTATGGTGACATGTAGGTTTCAAAAGAGATTGAGGCACAAGGACAAtaaatgtaacttttaaaatgaaagtaGAATCTTCTGCAATGTATTTGGAAGGCTACATAAAAATAATTGGGGCATTAAGATATCACCCAATTCTAGCTTACATATATGAATAAGTTCTTTATAATTCACTTGTTTTTAGGATATGGAATCACTGTTATTTGTCCTCAAGTGGGCAACTAAATCACACTGAGATGTTAAATTTACCTGTTTAAACCCCTCATATCCAAATGCTCCATCACAAGCAGAGCACCGCCCTCTGGCAGATCAATAACTTTCATAGGTTTAGGAGCTTTCACTGTGTGAGTTTGTAAAATGGCCGTTAGACTTGCCATTTCGCCATCAAACATTCTTCTGGCCTGTCAGATAAAAATAAAAGGCTCTTAGAAGTACTCTAAAGTGTAAGATTTACTGGTTCTTCCATTAATACACTTGTGTTGACATCTTTCTCTCAGCCCAGTTTATTTTCAATATCCAAGCAAAAATGGTGGGAAAGCACTTTAAATAATGGAGCTACCAAAATAGTGGTGCAGGTTTCAATTCTCCACTCACTTCAGCTGCACATCCCTTTTGAGATAAAAACCAGACAATAATGACCCCTCTCCACTTCATGTGTGAACAGGAaagctttttttcttaatttattttcaataaaCATGTGCCAATGAACCAAGGCCAGTCAATAATTCCTTTCTAAGATTTCAAGGCATGTACTCTTCTCTATAACTTGTTATGTTAAGGAGGTTGTTAAGGAGGTACAAggtaaaagaaataataaaataataataataataataataataataataatataatgtaagttTGCCCCtcatatttgcagttttgacttttgctgatttgattatttacagatttgatcaAAACCGTTCTatgtagaaatctctaggtcctctagtgtaacTCTGTGGTCAACGTCCTCTCATCATGCTGGaagatttaggctggatctacaatgccagataatccagattatcaaagcagataatctggattttatatggtagtggagATCTGGCCTTAGAAGTTTCCAGAGAGAACACATCTGAAGGAATCTTTAGGTTTCCAGAGCAATTCTATAGTCAGCTTCTAGCAATTTCTGATCTTTGTAAAATAAAACCTTTTTTATATATCCAAGCAATTCAATTCCCTTTTACAATGAAATAAACCAATCAAAGTAACCTGGCCAATATAggatgagtatcctttatccaaaatacttaaGTGTTTTCAATTTTGAATCTTTTTTCCCAGATTTTGGGATATCTGCAtaatgcatatacataatgagatatcctggagacaggacccaagtctaaacacaaacttcatttttgtttcatgttCACTTTATATACATAGCTGGAAGGTAATTTTAAACAccattgttttaataattttgtgcacgaaACCAAGCATGAGTACTATCAGAAAGCATATCTTAGCCATGATATGGATAATTTTGGAGCACTTTAAATTTAAGattagggatactcaacctacaGTTCAGGGCTTCAGAAATCTGGAAAGGGAGGAAACAGAATCAATGGAGCCATGCCTATATACACGGATGGGTCAAAAGGTTTTGCCTCCTGCATCATAAAAACGTTATGAacgaacatataacagcagaagttgctacagatcatagcatGAACTGTCCTCCACACAAAACTAccgttcaacatagtcaccatcaatttcAGAGGTCCAAAAGACAACCTACGTGGTCTCAGATtcaattacagtaaagtctcacttatccaagctaaacgggccagcagaagcttggataagcgaatatcttggataataaggagggattaaggaaaagcctattaaacatcaaattaggttatgattttacaaattaagcaccaaaacatcatgttatgcaacaaatttgacataaaaagtagttcaatatgcagtaatgctttgtagtaattactgtatttacgaatttagcaccaaaatatcacgatatattgaaaacattgactacaaaaatggtttggataatccagatgcttggataagcgaggcttggataagtgagactctactgtatttgaatggcgttaaaacagctttaaaattatGGGTCATgaagcaaaaccctgaatttttccaaaatagtttggatgcctgggttaaacaatggcgcaaatgtgtacaaattgatgctGACTATGTTGAACTgtagttttgtgtagaggatagttcaggctatgatatATAGCAACTTCtcctgttatatgttcattcataacatttttatgaTACAGGAGGCAAAACCTTTTAACTCAGCATTGTATATGTCCCCATTTACATTTCTGCTGCTGCACAAACCCAGAAGTTTGGTTGTGGATATATTTGCCTTCGCAGCACTGAATCAGGATAAGGAAGAGATACCACAGAACATAAAAGCAATTGTGTAGCAAACTGCTGGGTCATGGGTGATTTCATTTGTTCTATCAGCTAAATGGCCCTCTTCCAATTGTTTCTCTCCCCCGCTCTAGCAAGTGACTATTTTCTACTGTGAGCAGAGCAGGAATTTGAGAgtgtcagggcccttccatatagccatataacccagaatatcaaggcagaaaatcccacaatatctgctatgaactgggtcatctgagtccatactgccatataatccagttcaaagcagatgtgggatttcctgccttgataatctgggttatatggctgtgtagaagggccctcagacaacTCAATGCTCTGATCAGGAAAGCCTTCTTACAAATCCCTAATCACAACTTctggagatgcctgccatagatgtgggcaaaaggtcaggagagaatgcttctggaacatggccatacagcccagaaaactcacaacaacccagggcccttccacacagccctatatcccagaatataaaggcagaaaatcctacattatctgagtgtggactcagataaccgagttcaaagcagatattgtgggattttctgcctctatgttctgggatatagggctgtgtggaagcccccccagtgattccggcaatgaaagccttcgacaacacataatccCTAATCTTATACgagctgttgtatgtctttcgggctgtgtggccatgttccagcccgaaagacatacaacaaccctgtgatcccggccatgaaagccttcgacaacacttataCGAGCTGCTTGTAGCTTTTCATTTGTGGAAAACTCTACACTTTGATTTACTCagcctgcatctacactgtagaatgaatgccatggctgagtgctatggaatcctgagatttatagtttgaaGAGTCCCCAGCACTCGTGAGCAGAGAAGGCTCcaggccttgcaaaactgcaactcccataaggCCATAGTGTTGAGCAGTATCAGTTCCAAGTGGCAACAAAGTGAGTCAAATTCCACCGtccgtgtagatcaggcatgggcaaacttgggccctccaggtgttctggacttcaactcccacaatccctaacagcccaCCGGCTCAAGACCTTGGGATCCTGGGAGGGGGCGGCTGGGCTAGGCCTCGCGCCCTCTCTGCCCCAACCAGGACTccgcagcactgagccatggcagctgggGTGGGGCCGAACCCTATTCATTCCAGTGTGGGGGTCCTTTCCCCCAAACCCGGGCCCTACCTCGGGGCGGGCGTTGCTCTTGACGTAGAGGCGCCCGTGGTCCGTGTGGAAGCTCTCTCCGTGGCTGATGCAGCCTCCCCCGGAGTGGCCCGCCGGGCGCAGCACCGAGGTGCCCAGCTCCCGCTTCAAGGCCGCCTCCATCCTGAGCGGGGACTAGGGGAGAGAACGGCCCTCCTCAGTCACGGACTCTCAGTCCCCGCCGCCATAATCAGGCCTCTCTGCGCGCTTCAGCCAatgggaaggaagaggaggacgaaggcAGCCAATCAGCAGGCAAGGGCTTATCGAAAGTACGCAAAGCCTTGTcgaaagtgggttgctgtgagctttctgggttgtatggccatgttccagaaacattctctcctgacgtttcgtctgcatctatggcaggcatcctcagaagttgtgaagtctgttggaaactaggcaaatggggtttatatagctgtggaataatgtctggggtgggaggaagaactcttgtctgtttgaagcaggtaTGCATGttgcaagaaacaatcagggccagttaacacctcccaacaaaggcccGGGCcggtttgtttgtctttgttctatgttaaaaggcattgaatgtttgcctatatgtgtaatgtgatccaccctgagtccccttcggggtgagaagggcggaatataaatgctgtaaataaaaataaataaataaataatccccccAGGCAGAAACAGCCAGggcttgaagctgccaggctattcaattctaatcatgctgatcaatggcaacattcacactggcctcaaacagacaaagagttctttctgccatcctggactttccacaagtatataaaccccgtttgcctagtttccaacacgtcacaacctctgaggatgcctgccatagatgtgggagaaacgtcaggagaaaatgcttctggaacatggccatcgagcaggggtccccaaactaaggccccgggggccagatgcggccctccaaggtcatttacctggcccccactctcagttttagacttaggcttgcccaaagtctgaaatgacttgaaggcacacaacaacaacaacaatcctaattaacttgactatctcattggccagaagaaggcccacacttcccatttaaatcctgataggtttatgttggttaaaattgtttttgtttttaaagattgtattgttctttcattattgttttttttttttgcactacaaataagacatatgcagtgtgcaaaggaatttgttcatatttttaaaaagtgataatttggcccctcaacagcctgaaggattgtggaccggccctttgcttaaaaggtttgaggacccctgccatagagcttggaaaactcactgcaacctagtgattccagccatgaaaccttcgacaacacattggtgagacagcttcagctgagacacatTTTTCCTATGATAAGTATTTCAGAAGTGTATTTCCTCACTTCAGGTTGTCCCCTCCCTGTTCTTAGCTTTGAACCTTTTGcaaatcggatgtttgtaactcaaggactgcctgtattagttTTCAGTCCCTATTAAAAGAATCTTGTCAAAAACTCatagccaaaatcactgggtctCTGTGAGTGTTCCGGGTAGTATGGCCAATGGCCATGTTCCCACACggcccggaaaactgacagcaaccgtGTCAGAaaactggccccacctcccgcgcagcTTGGCCTGACCCCACCTCccgcgcagcgtgggaggcggggccagggcacatggcgtgggaggcagggcactgcccagacgtggccccgcctcccgtgccgctCGCCCTGGCCCGGCTGTTCAGtggcgagcgagcccatggtccctgccggggggggggggggacctcgacggcgcccctggggaccgtgcgcccgaagcgggggCTTcaatggcctccatgttgggccaGGCCTGGTTGGAAGGTATCatatcatatatatttttctcGCCCTTTCTTTCTATTGTCATCCTGATTGGTGGTGTAGCATGGATACTCTTCAGGTTGCATGCCTTTGCTTAAGTATTTGCTTTTTCCCCCATCTTTGCACTCAGACCTCTCTCTACCCTGAGTGTTTGAAGAAACATAGTGTTTGGAAGCTTTTCCTTTTTTGAACCTTAGAAATAATGGAGTTAAAGAGAAGCTTAGACCCAATACGTTTCTATCAAGAAATgtaattcttatttttttaataaccctttttttaaaactttaaagattgaactctgcatctatGCCTCAGAAGCGCAAGGATTCTTTTACAGCAACACTTCACCTTTCTGCTTGCTGTGATCCGACTGCTCaattaagtatcctgtttgtatttttggatacTCTGCTATTTTGGGAGAATTCTCTATAGGTTCTGTACATTTGCTCTTAAACTaaatttgcatgtaagttggaacaggtacattttaaaagtgtaatatATGGAGTGTGTGTTTTGAATAGcacaaggaagggttaacacacctgtggtgtttgttttgctgtctgggcccctgttcagaagatttcccctcacttggtgtccctgtgacaactggcatttgaaacatttggcttgttgtggaaacatgaattggtgataaagcttcagtggagacaccttttccccatgacaactctttcaggagtgaatttcccttctttaagggtagatttctcttatttccttttgcctctccccGTTCTTaattgtgagtcatttgtaagtcagatgtttgtacttCTGAAACTGCCTGTATATTTAAACAAGATACTTTTGCTGCAATATTTCCACATCAACTCCCTCAAAACAGAGCAAAAACTGGACAAAATGGATCTGTATAAAACAGGAACTGGGGACCATGAGAAAAAGGCATGCCCGTTTTCCAGATGTTTCATTCAATTAAAAACAAGGCTGAGATTCTCCCTAGGCATAATCTCTcttacatacaacatacaaaacagagcacTCACTACTGTATGGAATTATCCAgattaatgcccaaaatacattctgcCACAACTTTCACTATCGGGGATATCATTTCTGGAACATACTAAAATTCCAGGGACACCCTTTGTGGCTACCTTTCTGTTTCATTAAGGTTTATTTATGTAGAGCAGCTGGCTTCCCAAGCTAGAATTATTGCATGAGTCATCAGTTAATATATACATACCAAATTAAAAAAGGACAGCAGCTGCATACTGCCTGACAATATCTGCCAGAAAAGAGAATGTAATTGGTATGTGCTGCTTTCCATTTGCTAGGTTGAAATGGCTAAATGGAAAACATAACTTCTCTTTGTAGACTGGAAGCCACAGTATTATTTTCTTAAGTATTTCTGAGTAGGCAGAAGAAGGTGGGCATTTGTACAAGTCATCTTCCCAAAGTGCTGATTATATGCTGACACAGATCAGATTTTAAATGGCAGACCATGTTATCACTGAATTCTCTAATTCTGTTCTA
Protein-coding sequences here:
- the fn3krp gene encoding ketosamine-3-kinase; amino-acid sequence: MEAALKRELGTSVLRPAGHSGGGCISHGESFHTDHGRLYVKSNARPEARRMFDGEMASLTAILQTHTVKAPKPMKVIDLPEGGALLVMEHLDMRGLNRHSEKLGSQLADLHLHNQKLGDRLKKDANTVGKGEEHSDIQFVEKFGFHTVTCCGYLPQVNEWQQDWVTFYARQRIQPQMDMIEKNSGDREARELWAKLQLKIPSLFGDMEIIPALLHGDLWGGNVAEDDSGPIIFDPAAFYGHSEYELAIAGMFGGFSGSFYSAYHSKIPKAPGFDKRLKLYQLFHYMNHWNHFGGGYRGSSINIMKNLVK